GCTGATGTTCGACGACTGGGTGTACAAGCGCGGCGCCATCACCCTGCACGCCCTCCGGCTGCGGCTCGGCGACAGCGCGTTCTTCCAGCTGCTGCGCCGCTGGACCGACAAGTACCGCTACCGCGCGGTGATCACCGAGGACTTCATCGCCCTGGCCGGCACCTACATCGGGGAGTCGCTCAACGACTTCTGGCGCGACTGGCTGTTCGTCCCCGAACTCCCGCCCTTCCCCGAACCCTGACCTACCGAGCGGAACGCAAGCCGGTCGAGCGAAGCCATGATGGTCGAGCGAAGTCGAGACCACACTCTCCGCCCGAGCGTACTGACCCGTATAGGAGCGGCCGACCTCCTATTGCGGTCGGCGGCCCCTATACGGGTCAGTACGATCCCGCCTTGCGCTGGAGTGCACTCCAGGTCCTAGCGTGGCAGCATGCCCCACGACGACACCGGCCTCACCATCTCCGACGTCTCCGCGCGCACCGGCCTCTCCCGCGACACCCTGCGCTGGTACGAGTCCGAAGGCCTGATCCCCGCCGTCCCGCGCACCTCCGCCGGAGTGCGGCGCTACGACGACGCCACCGTCGCGATGATCGACCTTCTGGTCCGGCTGCGCCGCACCGGAATGCCGGTCGCCCAGATGCGCGACTTCGTGACGATGGTCGGTCAGGGATCCCGCACCCACGGCCGCCGGATGCGGCTGCTCGCCGACCACCGGGAGGAGATCGAGTCCCGGATCCGCGAGCTGATCGGGGATCTCGAGGCCGTCGACGCCAAGATCGCCCACTACTCGCGGCTGATCGACGCCGGCCTGGACTGCGCCGAGCGACCGATCACCGACCCCGACGAACTCACCGAGCAGCGTCGCACCGACGACTGACCGATACCGACAGGAGCAACCGATATGCACACCACCGAACTGGGCGACGGCCTGGTCACCTCCGCGCTGGGCTTCGGCGCGATGGCCGTCACGCACGTCTACGGCGGGACCGACGGCGACACCGCACTCGCCGTCCTGAACGCCGCGGTCGACGCCGGGATCACGCTGATCGACACCGCCGACGTCTACGGCGAACCTCTCCCCGGCACCGATGGTCCGGCGGGCACCAACGAGCGGCTGGTCGCCCGGCTTCTCGCGGACCGCCGCGACGAGGTGGTGCTCGCCACCAAGTTCGGGATCACCGGACGCAGCGCCGCCGACGGCCGGCCGGGGCCTCGGTGCCGGGAAGCGGACGCGCG
The nucleotide sequence above comes from Gordonia sp. PP30. Encoded proteins:
- a CDS encoding MerR family transcriptional regulator — its product is MPHDDTGLTISDVSARTGLSRDTLRWYESEGLIPAVPRTSAGVRRYDDATVAMIDLLVRLRRTGMPVAQMRDFVTMVGQGSRTHGRRMRLLADHREEIESRIRELIGDLEAVDAKIAHYSRLIDAGLDCAERPITDPDELTEQRRTDD